The stretch of DNA GGCCTGTTCAGGTTGAGATGGAAGACCGGGGTCTGTTGACGACAAGTAGTACCAGATAATTTGgctatttggacactttttggtGGCTCCAGGGATGCATTGGTCTGACCTATTTCCTAGTCCAACCTCATCATCCAAATGAATGTATAGAGAATatggttaccgtattttcacgactataaggcgcacttaaaagtcttaaattctctccaaaatagacagtacgtcttataatccagcgcgccttatatatggaaaaaactgaaaaccaaaaaacgaaaaaacaccactgtcggatattaaaaaaacacaattgcctgaactgaatactcaatactgttaaatatgcagatgccatcttagttttcaaaatcttccatcatgtagctcctcccccactgcaagattttatacaaaaaaatccaaaacatcaacaatggctggctatagaggtgactgtaaagtagtgagtggttcatacctggaagttaatagcaattaccgtattttcaccactataaggcgcacttaaaagtcttacatgttctccaaaatagacagtgcgccttataatccagtgtgccttatatatggaaaacatgtcattcattgagggtgtgccttataatgcggtgcgccttatagtcctgaaaatacggttctCTTAATTTTAAAGACATAGTTACCAGGATTTCTGGTGCAGATGAATCCGTTGGTGTTGTTGCAAGATTTGATCAACCATTTCCCAAGTCCGTTGGTGGGATTGTTGGTCATGACAACACAATTTTCCTATTAAAGAGAGGCGTATTAGACACTTGTTGTTGCCTGAAATGTTGTAATTTAGTCATTGTGATACATAAAATGAAATCTtgtattggcctgaatataatacgttgttttttgcattggaatATGACTGAAAAAGTGTCTGTCTAGAAATTATACCAATTGATCTGAATGCTAGTTGCAGTTATATATCTTTAAAGCCAATCCTGAACATTTTTACGGTTAATGAAGTTAttgcaatgttgtttttttgataaCAGTAGATTGGTTTGTTTACATATCAAAAACTAGAAGCCATTGATTTACATGTGATTGCACTTTAAGATGTGAGGGACAGTTTTTGCACCATTTGAATGGGGCAAAATAACATACTTTTTCTCCcgaatatgttgttttaatacTGTCATTATTATTGAATTTAGGGTTCGAAAAAGTCTTTTtaaacttgagtcttgaaaaagagagggtcgtcttatattcgggccaatatgtTTCCAGTTTGCAATTAGATATGATGTAAGGAAGCATAAAaaccaaatgaaaataaaaaatacctcATCCCATCTTTGGTAAAAAGTCCCAGGGCGGCGTCgttgtatctaaaaaaaaaaaaaaaaaaaacaattgaaatatttcaaagagAGCACAAATTCAATTCTTGTTTATAGTACATTGGCTGTGTACTTACTGAATAGCCCCAGTTGGTGTACTGCCTGGGTTTGCCGTCACTCCAATAAAAGGCATCTTGCTTTATACAGTTCAAACCGATCCAAAGATCTGCCCCTGCTTCGGCCATTTTGGTCACCAAAAACGCTGCCAATTttaagagaattttttttttactctggctattgtccatttttttttatacgcgTTTTCCGTCACGGGAAGGCAAACCTTGTACACGCCTGGTAGGAATGGAGGCCAAATTCCCGCCCATAGAGTAGCATTGTTTCCTCGCTTCTTCCCAGGAAGTCTTGCGAATACTGTTGATGCTGTAACACTGTCAACATCAAAATAAGCGCTACTTTTTAAGAGGATTTTCACTTCATAACGGACTGACGGGGTCACTAAAATCTTGGAcacaaaatagttttaaatgcacttacaattaaaaagtatagacatgaaaatagctccGAATTATTTTCACAACATTCTGTCATtgatgttgctaatcaatgaatgtaTGCTAGCAAtaggttagcagagagccatataggGCTCCCCAGCCATAAGATGATTGTTACCTTGGAGTCAAATTTGGTCCATTTGAGTGGGCAGCCGCCTTTAAGTTCAGCCGGGGGTGCCGCAGTGGTGTTAACGGGCGCGTTTGTGCCACGTTTGCAGATAAATTGATGCTCTTCGCCGCAGTTAAAGGTACGCCACAAGCCTGACGGTTAGGAAAAACTGGTTATTTCTGGTTGATGTCTCCcgtatttttcacatttcaactttatttctttttaaataatgagtagcagaaaaaaacgcaaagtgaATTTGTGGTAAGTGAATTTGTGGTAAGTGAATTTGTGGTAAGTGAATTTGTGGTAAGTGAATTTGTGGTAAGTGAATTTGTGGTAAGTGAATTTGTGGTAAGTGAATTTGTGGTAAGTGAATTTGTGGTAAGTGAATTTGTGGtaagtgaatttgtgataagtgaagttgcaataatcgagggaagactgtattaTTACTCTATTATTGTGGACTCTTGGATgtatagtgatttttttaatctcttacCCATAAAATAAGACATAGCCACACAGCTTTCATCAAAAGTATTTCGATTGGGTTGGTCTTCATCCCATTTTTGGTATCCCGCTGAAGTTCCGTCCATCCACCTTGAGTGACATTAAAATAGCATCGTCAAGTGTGGAAAAATGTAAAGTTGAGTTTCTGTTGGACTACGGAAGGTCAACCTTATGAGGTTTTTGTATATTAGATGAACTTTTGATGACTATGTAGGGTCATTAAAGAGGTCTAAAAGATTCACTAGTGTTAGATAGACTGCATTTGTTAAAGCAGTTGGACTACTTGGAGATACATTGTACccataaaatgttgtttttttaaattttcattgcTTATCTGGAAAGTCTATTCAATGCACATTATATCAGGaatgatatgatttttttgtgttagcaGCTAGTCATTTGTACTTACCAAAATGAGCCATCTAGGTCCACTGATAAACCTATGTAATAGGTCCCGTAGCTTCTTGAAATCTGCGTTTAGGAGCAAAAgactaaatgtcatttttttttctaagggcATATGACATGTACTCAAGTAAGCATTCTCACCTGTTTCCAAATGAAGATGTTTTCAGCTTCACTGCTGATGGTCACCAAGTCACTGTGGTGCTGCTGGCAGTAAAGGCGAGCGTCGTCCATGGCCTTGGAGGCTCTGTTGATGTAGTACTGATTCCCGTGCCACTCGTACCAACCGTCGGATGTCATGTTGTAGTCTGCCCAAGTGGACAAGGTGGGGAAATTCATGTGTGTATCAACGCTTGTGCTGTATTATCCGCGCAAGAAAAAGACTCAGCTgtattagtagttgtagtagtagtagtagtagtagtagtaatggtagtagtggtgacagtagaagaagtagtagtagtattagtagtagtaatggtagtagtggtgatagtagtagaagtagtagctgtagtagtagtagtggtggtagtaatagtagtggtggtgatagtggtagaagtagtagctgtagtagtagtagtggtgatagtagtagaagtagtagctgtagtagtagtagtagctgtggtagtattagtagggGGATTGTGTTCTAAATACACAAGATGaagcagtagttgtagtaatagggttgttatacatccactaaatGGAgctttagtagtagtggtagtagtagggatTGTGATTTACATACACTAGAAgttgctgtagtagtagtagtgatagcgGATGTTACACATCTACGAGATGGAActgtagtagtggcagtagtaatagtatggGGCTGTTTTACATCCACTACTTAAAGGGAATCTCAttcaatgattaaccaatattgatccatatataaggcgcatgggattataaggcgcaatgctgCCCGGCCTTTGGGAAaattagtgtggaaaatacggtagcctACTTACCGACAGCAGTGTCATTTGGAGGTGCTTTTGGAGTCACTCCTGTAATACAGACGCATACAGATAAACAAGGCTACTTTGCGGCAAAACCATTGTTGAACaactttaaataataataatgacccGCAGCGATCTGGCAAATCCAGTCGTTGTAGCTCTCGCAGTGCACGTCATTCCACGAGCCCGTGTCGTCGGCTCGATAAATACGAAACTCGGCGCAAGATTCCgaattttgaaaattatttggCTCGCCTTCCTGCCAGTGTTGGAAGTTTAGCTGTGGTCGAGAAAATGGGTCAAATTATTGAAGGGATATAGATAAGAAATAGAATGATATTGTAAAAATATTGCCCTTACCGCACTTCCGTCACTCCACACATAGCCTGCACTTGGGTCAGCAACATGGAGGCCTATCCAAGCCTTTCCATGCCTGTagtagatttaaaaatatagatatatgtgtgtatttaaccaCTACATTGTAATAATATGTTGCTTACCGTCCCACATAGAGCTCAGAGCTGCTATGGATGCTGAGGAGATCTCCTCCAATGCCTCGGCAGTAATCTCGGGCCTCAAACCAAGTTTTCTCGAAAGATCGAGGCCCTGTGAAGTACTGGAAAAATCATTTGCTTCACGTTAGAAGACAAAAAGATAAAACATTTCCACCAATTGACATCAATATAAAGTTAAAGTATCGCTAAGCCTGTCCTTCAGAAATAGAAATTTATTTATAACACACTATCCATAAGCTAAAACAAGTATCTTGAGTAGTTTATCCGCATATTTAAATTCAAGTCTAGCTCATACATGATAATAATCAGCACTATGTCAGTTTAATTTATGGTAATTGcagtttttcagtgttttttttgatcttgttagtcagtgcaaatggtggtgcttgttcgctaatatgagaggagtttTTATAGTACTTTTTGTTGGGGAGTGGTTGTGTGTtatactattgtgaggacatttgtgtgcatcattttgggaatattttgaagggaagacaaaagcaaacgaTCCtagataggttgcatctgaaagtcagggtggaggcggggccaatagagtcaaggaaggtatcaaaatttcaaacaaaatttgaattaactttagtgtaaagttagattaaatctatttttgagtgtctgcatcgtcatccaagttcatttaaatttgtttttgttatgttaccgggcacgttgccatgcaaaattcCGGCCCCCCTTGTTTGCGATACTCTAATCCACTTGACTGCTCATTAAATGCGTAGAATTCCATTTTCAAGACCAACCTTTGAGCAAGTATTCCTCGTTCCTACTCTAATCCAACCCTCGGCACACTGAGGAGGCCTAACAGTCGGAGGGGGCGGAGTCAAGACTGCCCCTTCAGCCAGATGCTTGCAGATGTACTTCTCCTTATTGTCGCATGGAAGCAAATCCCATAGACCGGCCATGATACCGGTCGTCATGGCGACGCATCCTTGTCCGCTACCTTAAGTGAGAGCTTCGGTTaagattttttattgttgttgctcCGCCCACAACAAAATCCATACCTGGCATTCCGATATTCCAGTGAGTAAACGTGACTCCAACGTCATTGGTCCAAACAAACTCATCCGGATTCTTCTGGTTTGATAGGCCCAGCCAAAAATATTTCTCGGATCGAATTCCCACCAAGCTGATTAAGAAGGCGTTGTCCACCCTGGATATGGTGCAATTACTCATTATGTCCACTAGTTAGtgctgttttaatgatgaaaatttTGAGAAAGTGAAATTTTGGATTTTTACCCGTTTGATACATCCGCCAAGTAGGAGTCGGTTGTACGACAGTCAATCTTTGCTTCGTCAAATGTTTTGGTTTCTGTTCCCACAAAATAACAGTAGGAGCCATGTCGTTTCCAACCCTGAAAAAACAGGttaatttagtcaaaaaaatattcaaatttagtTATGGTCAGTACAATTTATGGTAGGACACAAATACTTATCATGGacttatattttaaatactttaattCCTCACTTTTGGTtggattttaacaaaaaaaaaatgtttttaaaggcaATGTTGCCCGTTACCTTCCTGCAGACTAAAACCAAAACTTAAGGCTGAAAAATTGTGATGTTTTGGATCGAACTTTTTCACCATGACACTTTTAAAATAGgcactttcattaaaaaaaaaaaaacaagttatgaccattttacttgacttttttgcattttagaAATAGAGGTTATTttgatagatttaaaaaatagatagattttcattaaaaaaacggtTTCTTGACAAGTTATGACaattttacttgacttttttttactatttaggAATATAGGTTATTTTGATAGATTTAATGGTAGGACAGAAATAGTTATCATGTACTCATATTTGAAATACTTTCATTCTTCACTTTTGGttgcattttaacaaaaaaaaaatgtttttaaaagtgtttttatggaaaaaaaataacataaaatagtTAATGAGATAAAATCCCCCAAATAGGACTCACCGGTTTGCAGCCAATGTCCATCTGAACTTCATCTGGCAAGTGCTCAGTGCTGCTCTGCTTCATGCAGATGAAACCATGTTTTTCGTCACATGATCGGTCTGCCCAGTTGCCATTCTGCGGATTGAAAATATGCGCGTTTATCCCATtgtcaaaaaactaaaaaagtcatttttcccGCCTTACTTCGCCTTGTATTAGCACACAGTCCTCATCTCCAGTTAGGAGGGTTGGTTCTCCATAGGCCCAGCTGGTTAAGAAGACATCCGATTGGTCGCTCCACTGGAAAAAGCCTTCGGTTTTTCTGTCGTTCAAACCGATCCAAATCTCATCGGTAGAGGCTgcgaaaaatgatttttttagattGAAAATGATCTCAGCGACATTTTATTTGACGTTGTTATTAACCAGAAACCGCAAATAACAGTTTCGGCAATTTTAATTTTAGTTGTGGTACTGTAGATGGAATTTTAATACGTAGATAGGTATACACTTTGTACAGTAATCCTTCAAATATCGCAGATTCACTacatggtggattttttttgggaaaaaatttcataaaaatgtgggaatccatgctgaaactgaattttataattttttttcttccgcttGTCACTAGGAAAATGGCGGAAGACCGAGGACTCTTTATACCAAGCGGAgaagaactattttcactgtgagtacattattattacatttaaatatgtttatatttatagtctttgacatgcttatagctgtaatatttaatagttatgcattttttttatacttgggCACCAAAACATTACATTGTGGTAGTTATAATGGGGTGAtcccactttgcagtttttcgttTTTCGCCGCcatttctggtctacattaatcgCCAtctttgagggattactgtattaggaCTATAATATTTGTATCGCTGTTACACTGCTAATTTGGAGATGACAATAGAACGTTGTATTCTATTTTATCTGGTTCCGCTAATGCTAGCATTCATTAGCATCCACCTTTAACTTAAAGCCTAAACAATGCAGGTTTGGCTTGTAAAATGAGAAGTGACTTTGCACAAGTATTGTGTTGACGAATTTCGAAATACTTCGTAGCTTGATCGCATTTGCTCACCGTATCCCAGTTGAGAGATGATGAAGCTCTGGTCCTCAATATTACGTACGCTCACAAGGTCCCCCAGTTCCTTGTGACAATCCTTCAGGGCATCGGGCCAGCTCCTGGGGGTGCGTAGGAGGTGGAAGCAGTGGCCATTGTATGGAATCCAGGGACTCGAACAGAAACCTTGCTCGACTGAGGACGGGAAAGGGAAAAACGGACAATGATAACGTTGCATTTTAGTGTTAGGAAtagattgaaacaaaaaaacgacaacaaatgTTTATACCCTGTGGAGGAAAAGGAGGGACTCCCGGTTTGTAGCAGATGTAACCGGTTTTCTTGGAGCAGGGAAATGTTTCCCATCGGTGTTGACCAGAAGAGTCTAAATAGGCGCAATTGTGGCCTGGATTGGAAAGTGGGAACCCTAAAACAAGAGTAGCAAGgggttttattattgttattgttgttg from Stigmatopora nigra isolate UIUO_SnigA chromosome 9, RoL_Snig_1.1, whole genome shotgun sequence encodes:
- the mrc1b gene encoding macrophage mannose receptor 1b; the protein is MFKDRITFAILAFFIPICWTVNLDDSSFSLYNKALSSCLLKRSSRCLEVRWTSGNRIFVTSTKKCLGAQGKSVGSEVNLYDCDDKSELQRWECVNGTLLRLKNQKTELYIELKSEGGLALSRTTGPGNAFTVMGTGNGACSRTNRVFYTIDGNAYGKPCMFPFLYKDRWFGDCTTFDSSIKRPWCAIETKYEHEQWGYCPTTSTEYWRKDHITGSYYQLNFQSVLSWPQADESCKQQGGALASVTHPFEQAFISALLGNVKNKLWIGLVLNPDHGWQWTDSRPMRYLRWNSGFPLSNPGHNCAYLDSSGQHRWETFPCSKKTGYICYKPGVPPFPPQVEQGFCSSPWIPYNGHCFHLLRTPRSWPDALKDCHKELGDLVSVRNIEDQSFIISQLGYASTDEIWIGLNDRKTEGFFQWSDQSDVFLTSWAYGEPTLLTGDEDCVLIQGENGNWADRSCDEKHGFICMKQSSTEHLPDEVQMDIGCKPGWKRHGSYCYFVGTETKTFDEAKIDCRTTDSYLADVSNGVDNAFLISLVGIRSEKYFWLGLSNQKNPDEFVWTNDVGVTFTHWNIGMPGSGQGCVAMTTGIMAGLWDLLPCDNKEKYICKHLAEGAVLTPPPPTVRPPQCAEGWIRVGTRNTCSKYFTGPRSFEKTWFEARDYCRGIGGDLLSIHSSSELYVGRHGKAWIGLHVADPSAGYVWSDGSALNFQHWQEGEPNNFQNSESCAEFRIYRADDTGSWNDVHCESYNDWICQIAAGVTPKAPPNDTAVDYNMTSDGWYEWHGNQYYINRASKAMDDARLYCQQHHSDLVTISSEAENIFIWKQISRSYGTYYIGLSVDLDGSFWWMDGTSAGYQKWDEDQPNRNTFDESCVAMSYFMGLWRTFNCGEEHQFICKRGTNAPVNTTAAPPAELKGGCPLKWTKFDSKCYSINSIRKTSWEEARKQCYSMGGNLASIPTRRVQAFLVTKMAEAGADLWIGLNCIKQDAFYWSDGKPRQYTNWGYSIQRRRPGTFYQRWDEENCVVMTNNPTNGLGKWLIKSCNNTNGFICTRNPDPGLPSQPEQAVPSIFVSLGNDSIMAVQMNLTWDEASKRCQSIGANLVSLRSEWTMAYVELLALNLKSPLWLGLNKGKTGGYFRYIDGWHMNFASWGEGEPGQNRPCAYLDVDGKFKTALCNRTMYAVCMQSTDVPPTQSANYPGVCPDDAMADYSQSFTWLPFKSNCYLFVTDEMEWADAATSCARHGGYLASIEDPEEQSFIQSNLEIFQDSHSSFWMGLYKTHNGLWLWLDKTVLDYTNWSPDSVEKDYGEIQTADGEWTTGVRWDDRAYICETPKVMPREIEKGPEPHIDDNASSRQHTSLIVVLIVILTSSMAVLAFFLYKKTPRSLPTFDNPLYFGPERTQPDVVDTNKLIEKAEEGTPEPMITL